One part of the Zerene cesonia ecotype Mississippi chromosome 2, Zerene_cesonia_1.1, whole genome shotgun sequence genome encodes these proteins:
- the LOC119834447 gene encoding inositol oxygenase-like isoform X2 — MRDRTKESVGMVDPSLLLRPEAVYDDKPVATFRDYTIDENDPIRERVRRTYYTMHTNMTYDFVQSKMAKWLSFNHFKATMKEALYKMNELIDESDPDLDLPNIVHAFQTAERIRQDHPNDDWFHLIGLVHDVGKVMAFYDEPQWCVVGDTFPVGCKWGKHIVYGDDSFKGNPDTYNPKYNTENGIYQPKCGIENLIMSWGHDEYLYRVLLHNKSKFPIEGLWMIRYHSFYPWHAGGDYQHLAKEDDEKIKEAVTLFNQYDLYTKCTDIPDIEALWPYYEGLIEKYIPGVLEW, encoded by the exons atgagGGATAGAACCAAA GAATCTGTGGGTATGGTGGACCCGTCTCTACTCCTCCGCCCAGAGGCAGTGTATGACGACAAACCGGTAGCGACCTTCCGCGACTATACCATTGACGAGAACGACCCCATCCGTGAGCGCGTGCGCAGGACATATTACACTATGCACACTAATATGACATACGACTTCGTTCAAT CTAAAATGGCCAAATGGTTGAGCTTCAACCACTTCAAGGCGACCATGAAGGAGGCGCTATATAAGATGAACGAGCTTATCGACGAGTCGGACCCTGACCTGGACCTGCCCAACATCGTGCACGCTTTCCAGACCGCGGAGAGGATCCGACAGGACCACCCCAATGACGACTGGTTCCATCTAATTGGACTTGTCCATGATGTTGGAAAG GTAATGGCGTTTTACGACGAGCCCCAATGGTGCGTGGTGGGAGACACGTTCCCCGTCGGTTGCAAGTGGGGCAAACACATCGTCTACGGAGACGACAGCTTTAAGGGCAACCCTGATACCTACAACCCGAAGTACAA TACCGAGAATGGTATATACCAGCCAAAATGCGGTATCGAGAACCTAATAATGTCTTGGGGTCACGATGAGTACCTCTACCGAGTACTACTCCACAACAAATCCAAGTTCCCTATCGAAGGTCTATGGATGATCAG gtatCACTCCTTCTATCCTTGGCACGCTGGTGGTGACTACCAACACCTCGCTAAAGAAGACGACGAAAAAATCAAAGAGGCTGTTACATTGTTCAA CCAATACGACTTATACACAAAGTGCACTGACATCCCCGATATCGAAGCTCTGTGGCCCTACTATGAAGGTCtcattgaaaaatacataccTGGTGTGCTCGAATGGTGA
- the LOC119834447 gene encoding inositol oxygenase-like isoform X1, giving the protein MDHPASDFFMDLEVVKLPYYESVGMVDPSLLLRPEAVYDDKPVATFRDYTIDENDPIRERVRRTYYTMHTNMTYDFVQSKMAKWLSFNHFKATMKEALYKMNELIDESDPDLDLPNIVHAFQTAERIRQDHPNDDWFHLIGLVHDVGKVMAFYDEPQWCVVGDTFPVGCKWGKHIVYGDDSFKGNPDTYNPKYNTENGIYQPKCGIENLIMSWGHDEYLYRVLLHNKSKFPIEGLWMIRYHSFYPWHAGGDYQHLAKEDDEKIKEAVTLFNQYDLYTKCTDIPDIEALWPYYEGLIEKYIPGVLEW; this is encoded by the exons ATGGATCATCCAGCGTccgatttttttatggactTAGAAGTCGTCAAATTGCCGTATTac GAATCTGTGGGTATGGTGGACCCGTCTCTACTCCTCCGCCCAGAGGCAGTGTATGACGACAAACCGGTAGCGACCTTCCGCGACTATACCATTGACGAGAACGACCCCATCCGTGAGCGCGTGCGCAGGACATATTACACTATGCACACTAATATGACATACGACTTCGTTCAAT CTAAAATGGCCAAATGGTTGAGCTTCAACCACTTCAAGGCGACCATGAAGGAGGCGCTATATAAGATGAACGAGCTTATCGACGAGTCGGACCCTGACCTGGACCTGCCCAACATCGTGCACGCTTTCCAGACCGCGGAGAGGATCCGACAGGACCACCCCAATGACGACTGGTTCCATCTAATTGGACTTGTCCATGATGTTGGAAAG GTAATGGCGTTTTACGACGAGCCCCAATGGTGCGTGGTGGGAGACACGTTCCCCGTCGGTTGCAAGTGGGGCAAACACATCGTCTACGGAGACGACAGCTTTAAGGGCAACCCTGATACCTACAACCCGAAGTACAA TACCGAGAATGGTATATACCAGCCAAAATGCGGTATCGAGAACCTAATAATGTCTTGGGGTCACGATGAGTACCTCTACCGAGTACTACTCCACAACAAATCCAAGTTCCCTATCGAAGGTCTATGGATGATCAG gtatCACTCCTTCTATCCTTGGCACGCTGGTGGTGACTACCAACACCTCGCTAAAGAAGACGACGAAAAAATCAAAGAGGCTGTTACATTGTTCAA CCAATACGACTTATACACAAAGTGCACTGACATCCCCGATATCGAAGCTCTGTGGCCCTACTATGAAGGTCtcattgaaaaatacataccTGGTGTGCTCGAATGGTGA
- the LOC119835838 gene encoding cytospin-A-like isoform X5 produces MMKFKSLFRRGPSQGKQEATLKGAPSVSSLDSKHHKVAPARDKTLKIFGSKEKLNKAHKKKDLGNNNAVLEDPELREGFEYDDAQVRPHDYGSAEELGTGSVDERGSQECISLPVNLNAEHMPGFQDVELRPRVASEASLTSGVREIESLRRELEESTMERAALQSRVDELLEKASEADRLRAELDRLKSHEADREAALERLADENGALRARLRGVAHSPLSDSEKRQLLLAPAPRRMHSSAPASIALAHNGEGENGEASTPEWDKHSSSSLSEVSVACLQDRILQMEEHHYSLLDNIELCTSEELQATLAELADLQSQLADAHADNERLADEKQVLLESLCRQTEKLEDSRTKVDTLQELLLREGIEPETLGPIDTDQQLFAVLKVSQEERRLLLSKQEQLEAELGEASAALKEKTKEIETLNERIRALEGTLERAEAERAQWEHEAGAAREVAAARQHQVATLSDLLDAAKAKLAGAAEGAAAAEAAATAAARREAEAASARAHALAERLAHAQRQLDRAHSDARKLHDDALVSRNNAKSTISELEFQLEQLRQEKAALQGELQTLQDSTAELQIQVQVATDEKLALMSRAGEALARAADLERQLQDARARHTQLARDRERDEAEWKQFQSDLLMTVRVANDFKTEAQRELERLVSENKMARDRIRLLEDQMHSLKALPPRAEETPTPPPLLSSASLQDIMATAASHRRTKGVSRQDSRLSVKSLIESIENAAKAAKQSPATTPVTEWPQQVQSQSGAVAANMKNGTAEGSAGGALAAPAFAKPPAARARNSPSNAESGGGGMSIANMPDEQRALASLQQKAIESFVRRNSYGDICERKDPLNALQVKNGGSKRNALLKWCQQKTMGYNNIDITNFSSSWNDGLALCALLHSYLGETRIPYSSLTPNDKRTNFSVAFAAAESVGIPTTLNIQDMIQQERPDWQQVMAYVTSIYKHFET; encoded by the exons ATGATGAAGTTCAAATCATTGTTCCGTAGAGGACCCAGCCAGGGGAAGCAAGAGGCGACCCTCAAGGGCGCTCCTTCCGTGTCCAGTCTCGACTCGAAACACCACAAAGTCGCTCCAGCGAGAGACAAGACGCTTAAAATATTCGGCTCCAAGGAGAAGTTGAATAAGGCGCACAAGAAGAAAGATTTGGGCAACAATAATGCCGTTCTCGAAGACCCAGAATTGAGAGAGGGCTTTGAATATGATGACGCGCAGGTCCGGCCCCATGACTATGGGAGCGCGGAAGAATTGGGAACTGGGTCGGTAGACGAGAGAGGATCGCAGGAGTGCATCAGTCTGCCGGTCAACTTGAATGCAGAACACATGCCAGGGTTTCAGGACGTCGAGCTGAGGCCTAGAGTTGCTTCTGAG GCTTCACTGACATCAGGGGTGCGCGAGATAGAATCACTAAGGCGGGAATTGGAAGAGAGCACGATGGAGCGGGCCGCGCTGCAGTCGCGCGTGGACGAGCTGCTGGAGAAGGCCAGCGAAGCGGACAGACTGAGGGCGGAACTCGACAGACTGAAG AGTCACGAAGCAGATCGAGAAGCGGCACTAGAACGACTGGCAGATGAGAACGGTGCCCTACGAGCAAGGTTGCGCGGGGTCGCGCACTCGCCGCTGTCGGACAGCGAGAAGCGGCAGCTGCTGCTCGCGCCGGCGCCCAGGAGGATGCATTCTTCTGCACCTGCGTCTATAGCTTTGGCTCACAAT GGGGAGGGAGAGAATGGAGAGGCCAGCACTCCAGAATGGGACAAACATTCGTCGTCTTCCCTAAGTGAGGTTTCTGTCGCCTGTCTTCAGGACAGAATCTTGCAGATGGAGGAACATCACTACAG tcttTTGGACAATATTGAATTGTG CACAAGCGAAGAACTGCAAGCCACACTGGCCGAACTGGCCGACTTACAGTCCCAGCTGGCCGACGCGCACGCCGACAATGAGCGGTTGGCCGACGAAAAACAAGTGCTGCTCGAATCGCTTTGCCGACAAACTGAGAAATTAGAAGACAGTCGGACTAAG GTCGATACACTCCAAGAACTGTTACTTAGAGAGGGCATCGAACCCGAAACCCTAGGACCCATCGACACTGATCAACAGTTGTTTGCTGTTCTTAAG GTATCGCAAGAAGAACGGCGGCTCCTGTTAAGCAAGCAAGAGCAGTTGGAAGCAGAGCTTGGCGAAGCGAGCGCTGCGCTCAAAGAGAAGACCAAAGAGATAGAAACGCTCAATGAGCGGATACG CGCGCTGGAGGGCACGCTGGAGCGCGCGGAGGCGGAGCGCGCGCAGTGGGAGCACGAGGCGGGCGCCGCGCGCGAGGTGGCCGCCGCGCGCCAGCACCAGGTCGCCACGCTCTCCGACCTGCTCGACGCCGCCAAGGCCAAG TTGGCGGGAGCAGCCGAGGGCGCGGCGGCAGCGGAGGCGGCGGCcacggcggcggcgcggcgcgagGCGGAAGCCGCGTcggcgcgcgcgcacgcgCTGGCCGAGCGCCTCGCGCACGCGCAGCGCCAGCTCGACCGCGCGCACTCCGACGCCAGGAAGCTGCACGACGATGCGCTC GTATCACGCAACAACGCAAAGTCAACTATTTCCGAGTTGGAGTTCCAGTTGGAGCAACTTCGGCAAGAGAAGGCCGCCTTGCAGGGGGAACTGCAGACGTTGCAAGATAGCACAGCTGAGCTGCAAATACAG GTGCAAGTGGCGACGGACGAGAAGCTAGCGCTAATGAGCCGAGCGGGCGAAGCGTTGGCGCGCGCCGCCGACCTCGAGCGGCAGCTGCAGGACGCGCGCGCGCGCCACACGCAGCTGGCGCGCGACCGCGAGCGGGAC gaGGCAGAATGGAAACAGTTCCAAAGTGACCTCCTGATGACGGTCCGAGTGGCCAACGATTTCAAAACTGAAGCGCAGAGAGAACTTGAAAGACTCGTCTCTGAGAACAAGATGGCGAGAGACCGCATCAGACTCTTGGAGGATCAAATGCATTCGTTGAAAG CTTTACCCCCTCGTGCCGAAGAAACTCCTACACCCCCACCGTTGTTATCAAGCGCGTCTCTACAGGACATTATGGCGACAGCGGCGTCACATCGTCGGACTAAAG GCGTAAGTCGCCAAGACTCCCGCCTGTCTGTGAAATCTCTCATAGAGAGCATAGAGAACGCGGCGAAGGCGGCCAAACAGTCGCCAGCCACCACGCCCGTCACTGAGTGGCCgcag CAGGTGCAGAGCCAGAGCGGCGCAGTAGCGGCGAACATGAAGAACGGCACGGCGGAGGGcagcgcgggcggcgcgctgGCCGCGCCCGCCTTCGCCAAgccgcccgccgcgcgcgcgcgcaACTCGCCCAGCAACGCCG AGTCGGGCGGCGGGGGCATGAGCATCGCGAACATGCCGGACGAGCAGCGCGCGCTCGCCTCGCTGCAGCAGAAGGCGATCGAGTCGTTCGTGAGGCGGAACAGCTATGGGGATATAT GTGAAAGAAAAGATCCCCTCAACGCGCTGCAAGTGAAAAATGGCGGATCCAAACGCAACGCTCTGCTGAAATGGTGTCAGCAGAAGACGATGGGCTATAACAACATTGATATAACTAACTTCAG TTCGTCCTGGAACGATGGCCTGGCGCTATGCGCGTTGCTGCACTCTTACCTCGGCGAGACTCGAATCCCGTACTCGTCGCTGACGCCCAACGACAAGAGGACCAATTTCTCCGTAGCCTTCGCAGCCGCTGAGTCGGTGGGGATACCCACCACACTG AACATTCAAGACATGATACAGCAAGAGCGGCCAGACTGGCAGCAAGTGATGGCCTACGTGACCAGCATATACAAGCACTTCGAGACTTAG